The window TGCTGACCTCCTCGAAGGAGGGGGCCACCGACTACGTGGACTCCAGCCTCTACGAGCCGGACCTCATCCTGGCGGAGGCCGCCCGGACCCTGGACCTCTCGCGCCCGACCGCCCTGATCCTCAGCGGCATCCTCGGCCATGTCGCGGACTACGACCGGGCCCGCACCCTTGTACGCGCCCTCGTGGACGGCCTCCCGTCGGGCAGCTATCTGTGCATCAACGACGGTTCCCGCGGCACCGACCCGGCGTACGAGGCGGCCCAGGACGGCTACAACGAGACCGGCGCCGTCCCGTACTTCCTCCGTCCCGTCTCCCAGATCGAGGCGTTCTTCGAGGGCCTCGAACTCGTCGAGCCCGGCGTCGTCTCGGTCCCGCTGTGGCACCCGGAGAAGACGGACCCGGCCCCGACACCGATCGGCCAGCACGGGGGACTGGGCCGCAAGCCCTGACCCGACGACAGCCCGGACACCCAAGCACTCAGGTGGCCGTCTCCCACGGGAGGCGGCCACCTGAGTGCGTACAGGGCGTGCGTACGGGGCGCGAGGGGCGTTACGACTTCACCCCGGCGACCTCCGTGACCTCGGACCGACCGTCGCCCGTGTCCCCGGTGGGGGAGACGGCCTGCGCGGCGGTCCGCTGGCGCGGCAGGAAGGCGGCGAGGACCAGCGCCAGGAGCGCCGCACCGGCACCGATGGCCATGACCACCTTGAAGCCGTTCTCGGAGGGCAGGGCGAACGAGCCGAAGTCCGTGGTCATCTGCGCCAGTACGACACCGGCGACGGCGCTCGCGAACGACGTACCGATGGACCGCATCAGGGTGTTGAGGCTGTTGGCGGCGGCCGTCTCGGACGCGGGCACGGCGCCCATGATCAGCGCGGGCATCGCGCCGTAGGCGAAGCCGACACCGGCGCCGATGATGCAGGACACCAGGATGAGGTGCCAGACCTCGGACATCAGCAGGATGCTCAGGCCGTAGCCGGCGGCGACGATGACGGCACCCGTCATCAAGGTGATCTTCGGCCCCTTGGTCTTGGTGATCGCGGCGGAGACCGGTGCCATCGCCATCATCACCAGACCCTGCGGGGCCAGCACCAGGCCGACGGTCATCATGGACTTGCCGAGGCCGTAGCCGGTCTGCTCGGGCAGCTGGAGCAGCTGCGGCAGCACCAGCGACATCGCGAACATCGAGAAGCCGAACGCGATCGAGGCGAGGTTGGTGAACAGCACCTGCCGGCGGGCGGTGGTGCGCAGATCCACCAGCGGCTGGGACGTACGCAGTTCGTAGAAGCCCCATGCCACCAGCACCACGGCCGCGACGGCGAACAGGCCGAGCGTCGTGCCGCTGCCCCAGCCCCAGTCGGCGCCCTTGGAGATGGCCAGCAGCAGCGAGACCAGCGCGGCCGACAGACCGAGGGAGCCGACCAGGTCGAAGCGTCCGCCCGTACGCACCTTCGACTCGGGCACGATCGTCAGCACGAGCGCGAAGGCGACGGCACCGAGCACCGCGGAGACCCAGAACAGCACGTGCCAGTCGTAGTTGTCGGCGATGAACGCGGCGGAGGGCAGACCCAGCGCGCCGCCCACACCCAGCGAGGCGCTCATCATCGCGGTGGACCCGGCGAGCCGCTCGGAGGGCAGTACGTCACGCATGATGCTGATGCCGAGCGGGACGACACCGGCCGCCAGACCCTGCAGCGCCCGGCCGACGATCATCGGGACCAGTGAGTCGCTGAACGCGGCCACCACCGAGCCGCTGACCAGCAGGACGATGCTGACCAGCAGCATCCGCCGCTTGCCGAACATGTCGCCCAGGCGCCCGACGACCGGGGTCGCGACGGCTGCGGCCAGCAGGGTGGCGGTCACCGCCCAGGCGGCGTTCGACGCCGAGGCGTCCAGGTACTTCGGCAGCTCCGGGACGATCGGGATCACCAGGGTCTGCATCAGCGAGACGACGATTCCGGCGAAGGCCAGGACCGCCACCACGGCGTTCGACCTCGGCCGGGCGGAATCCCCGGCCTCGGCGGATCGGACAAGGGCGTCGGACATCGTGCTGCCTCCGTCGGAAGGGACAGTGGATTTGCTTGACTTACTCAACGATAGGCAAGATTGATTGACTTACGCAAGTGGATTCGGTCGACGGTGCCGCAAAGGCAGGGCAAAAAAGGGGGGAAGGGGGCTGTGCCAGGTGCTGTCCGGCGCTGTCCAGGGCTGTCCGGTGCCCGGTGTTGTCCAGTGCTGCCCGGCGCCCGCCTCAGAGCAGCGTCGGTGCGTGGAACGTGCCGAGCCCCGAGGTCAGGTCGCGGTCCAGCCAGTAGCGGCGCGGTTCGGCGAGCATGACGTCGACGCTGACGCCGAGGATGCCGGGGATCCGGGCGAGTTCGTTGTCGATGAAGAGCGCCAGGGCGGAGCGGTCGGTGACCAGGCCGGTGGCGAGGACCGACATGTCGCTGGCCACGTGGGCGGCGAGCCGGGTCTGGGGGAGCCGGTCGATGCGGCGCATGACGTCGGGCGTCTCGCCGGGTGCGATGCGCAGGCGGAGCACGAACGGGGTCTGGAAGCCCAGCCATTCCGACACGATCTCCAGGCGCGGCTGGACCCATCGCTCGTCGAGGACCCGGCGCACGACCCGGTGCGCGGTGGAGGTGGCCAGGCCCGCGGCCCGGCCGATGCTCGCGGCGGAGGCCCGGCTGTCCTGGAGCAGCTGGGCGACGACGGTGCGTTCGGCCTCGCTGAGGGGCTTGGCTGGGGGTGTCGCGGTCGCGGTGCCCTCGACGCGGGTGCCGGTGAGTTCGAGCAGGCCGGCCCGCTCGGTGTCGGTGAGGAACT is drawn from Streptomyces liliifuscus and contains these coding sequences:
- a CDS encoding SAM-dependent methyltransferase, whose protein sequence is MTDHESSTGPAARQRIDTSVPHSARIWNYWLGGKDNYPVDEAAGDAYTAVFPGIVTIARSSRAFLGRSIRHLVEEAGVRQFLDVGTGLPTVDNTHEVAQRIAPESRIVYVDNDPLVLAHARVLLTSSKEGATDYVDSSLYEPDLILAEAARTLDLSRPTALILSGILGHVADYDRARTLVRALVDGLPSGSYLCINDGSRGTDPAYEAAQDGYNETGAVPYFLRPVSQIEAFFEGLELVEPGVVSVPLWHPEKTDPAPTPIGQHGGLGRKP
- a CDS encoding MFS transporter — translated: MSDALVRSAEAGDSARPRSNAVVAVLAFAGIVVSLMQTLVIPIVPELPKYLDASASNAAWAVTATLLAAAVATPVVGRLGDMFGKRRMLLVSIVLLVSGSVVAAFSDSLVPMIVGRALQGLAAGVVPLGISIMRDVLPSERLAGSTAMMSASLGVGGALGLPSAAFIADNYDWHVLFWVSAVLGAVAFALVLTIVPESKVRTGGRFDLVGSLGLSAALVSLLLAISKGADWGWGSGTTLGLFAVAAVVLVAWGFYELRTSQPLVDLRTTARRQVLFTNLASIAFGFSMFAMSLVLPQLLQLPEQTGYGLGKSMMTVGLVLAPQGLVMMAMAPVSAAITKTKGPKITLMTGAVIVAAGYGLSILLMSEVWHLILVSCIIGAGVGFAYGAMPALIMGAVPASETAAANSLNTLMRSIGTSFASAVAGVVLAQMTTDFGSFALPSENGFKVVMAIGAGAALLALVLAAFLPRQRTAAQAVSPTGDTGDGRSEVTEVAGVKS
- a CDS encoding Lrp/AsnC family transcriptional regulator encodes the protein MTRPLLDELDRRLIGALHLAPRATWDDIGAVLSADAGTLKRRYDRLHEARMVRVIGQADWGMHSTAMPVHVFLDITGDTPLAVLDRLRNLPHLQLLAQISGDHPLYAVVHAPSDAATSAAIDRMFSVPGVRRVKALPALSTLRRGITWDPQFLTDTERAGLLELTGTRVEGTATATPPAKPLSEAERTVVAQLLQDSRASAASIGRAAGLATSTAHRVVRRVLDERWVQPRLEIVSEWLGFQTPFVLRLRIAPGETPDVMRRIDRLPQTRLAAHVASDMSVLATGLVTDRSALALFIDNELARIPGILGVSVDVMLAEPRRYWLDRDLTSGLGTFHAPTLL